CATGGGTTTGATCGCCGGCATCTGGGCCGACAAGTTCGATCAGCTGGCGGTGTTTCAGAACTTCCTGATCATGCCGCTGACCTTCCTGGCCGGCGTGTTTTATTCGATCAAGTCGTTGCCGCCGTTCTGGCAAGCCGTGTCGCACCTGAATCCGTTCTTCTACATGATCGACGGCTTCCGCTACGGCTTCTTCGGCCAGTCCGACGTCAATCCGCTGATCAGCCTGGCGATCATCTGCATCGCTCTGGCGCTGCTGTCGACCCTGGCGGTGCAGATGCTGAGACGCGGCTACAAGCTGCGCCACTAAACCAGATCATTACAATTACATTCAGTTCGTACAGTTAACCGGTAAGAAAATATCATGTTCCCTACACCCGATCTCGTTAAAAGTTACATCGCCGCCGGCCTTGAGTGCTCGCACCTCGAAGTCGAGGGCGACGGCCAGCATTTCAAGGCGGTGATCGTGTCGGCAGCGTTTGCCGGCAAGCGTCCGATACAGCGCCACCAGATCGTCTACGCGACGCTGGGCGACCGCATGCGCG
The sequence above is a segment of the Collimonas sp. PA-H2 genome. Coding sequences within it:
- a CDS encoding BolA family protein, with the translated sequence MFPTPDLVKSYIAAGLECSHLEVEGDGQHFKAVIVSAAFAGKRPIQRHQIVYATLGDRMREEIHALSMKTLTPEEFAT